Proteins encoded within one genomic window of Aerosakkonema funiforme FACHB-1375:
- a CDS encoding DUF58 domain-containing protein, whose product MIPSGRVYLLLILGIAIALFLSSVYSVSTGILGTLLFDVIVLGLTIVDAVSTWTRRVEITRHPLGRLSIGRDNPIALSVKTGKRPAKLIIRDYYPIEFGVSTPLLQISLPRNSSQELTYTVHPTHRGEYSWGDIQVRQLGVLGLAWDDWKIPQSTKVAVYPDLIGLRQLSIRLTLQNTGTMRQARRMGIGTEFAELREYRMGDDPRFVDWKATARRLGATPAASLQVRVLEPEQEQTLIILLDRGRLMTARVQGLKRFDWGLNATLSLALAGLNRGDKVGVGVFDREVTTWIPPERGQHQLSKLVDRLTPIQPVLLEPDYVGAVTKLVNRQTRRALVVLITDIVDTTASAELLGALGRLTPRYLPFCVTLRDPQVDKLAHTSSANVEGAYSRAVALDLLSQRQVAFAQLKQKGVLVLDAPADKISDRLVDRYLQLKARNQL is encoded by the coding sequence ATGATTCCTTCAGGACGAGTCTATTTATTATTAATCTTGGGAATAGCGATCGCCTTATTCCTCTCCTCAGTTTACAGCGTGTCAACTGGTATTCTGGGAACGCTACTATTTGATGTCATTGTACTGGGATTGACGATCGTCGATGCAGTTTCGACCTGGACAAGGCGCGTGGAAATCACCCGTCATCCACTGGGACGATTATCGATCGGACGGGATAACCCAATTGCGCTATCAGTAAAAACGGGGAAGCGACCAGCAAAACTGATAATTCGCGACTATTACCCGATCGAATTTGGCGTTTCCACCCCATTGCTGCAAATATCCTTACCCAGAAACAGCAGTCAGGAACTGACCTACACAGTTCATCCGACACACCGAGGCGAGTATTCTTGGGGAGATATTCAAGTTCGACAACTCGGTGTTTTGGGATTAGCTTGGGATGATTGGAAGATTCCCCAAAGTACCAAAGTCGCCGTTTATCCGGATTTAATCGGATTGCGACAATTGTCCATTCGCCTGACTCTACAAAACACAGGTACGATGCGCCAAGCGAGACGGATGGGAATTGGTACGGAATTTGCGGAATTGCGAGAATATCGGATGGGTGACGACCCGCGCTTTGTGGATTGGAAAGCGACAGCCCGCAGATTGGGAGCCACACCAGCAGCATCCCTACAAGTGCGCGTCCTAGAACCGGAACAAGAGCAAACTTTGATTATTTTACTCGATCGCGGACGTTTGATGACGGCGAGAGTGCAGGGTTTAAAACGGTTTGATTGGGGATTGAACGCTACCCTATCCTTGGCGTTAGCTGGTTTGAATAGAGGAGATAAAGTGGGTGTGGGTGTGTTCGATCGCGAAGTGACCACCTGGATACCCCCAGAACGCGGTCAACATCAATTATCTAAGTTAGTCGATCGACTCACACCAATTCAACCAGTACTTCTGGAACCCGACTACGTTGGCGCTGTCACAAAATTGGTGAATCGACAAACTCGTCGCGCATTAGTTGTCCTAATTACAGATATCGTCGATACCACCGCCTCAGCAGAACTTCTGGGTGCATTGGGACGCCTGACACCCCGCTATTTACCCTTTTGCGTTACCTTGCGCGACCCCCAAGTTGACAAGTTGGCGCACACTTCCAGCGCCAATGTCGAAGGTGCTTACAGCCGTGCTGTCGCCTTAGATTTATTATCCCAGCGTCAGGTTGCCTTTGCACAGTTGAAACAAAAAGGCGTTTTGGTACTCGATGCGCCAGCAGATAAAATTAGCGATCGATTGGTAGACCGATATCTGCAACTGAAAGCGCGAAATCAGCTTTAA
- a CDS encoding DUF975 domain-containing protein gives MKYTRLNHQNYLRLLSVGDIITIALQIYLNKLKSYFSLSLIAHIWLIIPVYGWAKFLALSALISRLAFGELIGETAEKSLLGKQKINQRLGNFLFANFLLVTIVISVTFCLFLLTVLILVIFLQASSRLLEPSVLDKLNKSLAFVAIITVLLVTFAILFIFLLLIGIIYSRFFIVDLPLAIEDNMSPCKALSRTWNLTNGFEFSVQWLLAIAFLITLPIQIIDQIIIEFFDWSFNYFKYNNSFLETGIAIGFLLLTNAIIMPFWQAIKAVLYYDIRNRREGLGLGLKDSD, from the coding sequence ATGAAATATACCCGTCTGAACCATCAAAATTATCTGCGTTTGCTTAGCGTTGGTGATATCATCACTATTGCTCTCCAAATCTATCTCAACAAACTAAAGTCTTACTTCAGTTTATCTTTAATAGCTCATATTTGGTTAATCATTCCTGTTTATGGCTGGGCTAAATTTTTAGCTCTTTCAGCGCTGATATCGCGCTTGGCGTTCGGTGAATTAATTGGCGAAACAGCAGAAAAGTCTCTCTTGGGTAAACAAAAAATAAATCAACGATTGGGAAACTTTTTGTTTGCCAACTTTTTGCTTGTAACGATCGTAATTTCTGTGACTTTTTGCTTATTTTTATTAACTGTTTTGATATTGGTAATTTTTCTGCAAGCAAGTAGCAGATTATTAGAACCATCTGTTCTCGATAAGCTTAATAAAAGCTTAGCTTTTGTGGCAATTATCACCGTATTATTGGTTACATTTGCTATTTTGTTTATTTTTTTATTGCTGATTGGGATAATATATTCGCGTTTTTTTATTGTTGACTTGCCCTTGGCAATCGAAGATAATATGAGCCCCTGTAAAGCGCTCAGTCGCACTTGGAATCTCACGAATGGGTTTGAATTTAGCGTGCAATGGCTCCTGGCGATCGCATTCTTAATCACTTTGCCAATCCAAATAATTGACCAAATTATTATTGAATTTTTCGATTGGTCGTTCAATTATTTTAAATACAATAACTCCTTTTTAGAAACTGGTATTGCGATTGGATTTCTGTTACTAACTAATGCCATAATTATGCCATTTTGGCAAGCCATTAAAGCAGTTTTGTATTACGACATTCGCAATCGTCGAGAAGGTTTGGGTTTGGGATTAAAGGATTCAGATTAA
- a CDS encoding stage II sporulation protein M, with product MNIQRWIARREPDWKRLDALLKKVEKKGLKSLQAVQIKELASLYRSVSADLARSRTHQVGNTLVQDLQILTSRAYNLIYQGSRRQEWQALVEFYRWGFPATVQQTSGYIAAATALFLLGGLIAWWFTWQDPVFLSIMIPERMITMVRDEHKLWMGSIVGVEPLASSSIMINNIQVSFAAVAGGITAGAFTVYILFINGLHIGAVATLVGQNNLAYPFWAFVFPHGSLELPAIFLAGGAGLLIGRAILFPGKFKRGDALKFYGGQAAQLVFGIIPMLIVAGTIEGFFSPSPLVAEPFKYVVGIGLFALLVIYCNRKRAN from the coding sequence ATGAATATTCAACGATGGATCGCACGACGGGAACCTGACTGGAAGCGTCTCGATGCCTTGTTGAAAAAAGTGGAGAAAAAAGGATTAAAGTCGTTACAAGCGGTGCAAATCAAGGAATTAGCCAGTTTATACCGCTCTGTATCGGCGGATTTGGCGCGATCGCGTACCCACCAAGTCGGCAATACCCTAGTACAAGATTTGCAAATTCTCACATCCAGGGCATACAACCTAATTTACCAGGGTTCGCGACGGCAAGAATGGCAGGCACTGGTGGAATTCTATCGATGGGGTTTCCCCGCCACAGTGCAGCAAACATCCGGTTACATCGCCGCTGCTACTGCTCTCTTTCTGCTGGGTGGGTTAATTGCCTGGTGGTTTACCTGGCAAGATCCGGTGTTTCTTTCCATTATGATACCGGAAAGAATGATTACTATGGTACGAGACGAACATAAATTATGGATGGGTTCAATTGTGGGAGTTGAACCTTTAGCTTCTAGCAGTATTATGATTAACAATATCCAAGTATCTTTTGCAGCTGTTGCTGGCGGAATTACAGCGGGTGCATTCACTGTTTATATTTTATTCATTAATGGATTGCATATCGGTGCTGTTGCTACTCTAGTTGGACAAAATAATTTGGCTTATCCTTTTTGGGCGTTTGTATTTCCCCACGGTTCTTTAGAATTACCTGCTATATTTTTGGCTGGCGGTGCAGGTTTACTGATTGGCAGAGCTATTTTATTTCCGGGTAAATTTAAGCGTGGCGATGCGCTCAAATTCTATGGCGGACAAGCAGCGCAGCTAGTATTCGGTATTATACCGATGTTGATTGTTGCTGGTACAATTGAGGGTTTTTTCTCTCCCAGTCCTCTCGTTGCAGAACCGTTTAAATACGTTGTCGGTATCGGTCTTTTTGCGCTGTTGGTAATTTATTGCAACCGCAAGCGAGCGAATTAA
- a CDS encoding DUF975 domain-containing protein, which produces MSSNFNPPDPIRPLSVGNVVSSALVLYRSHLKLYVGLAFKSILWSIIPIYGWAKAATINAQISRLAFCELIDKPESASSAEDRVTPKMWSFLLAGILVGLIIFGVNMGISLVSTIIIFIPATLIFASSRDSTVGSPIFTLVQLVVNLVSWAVQLWFQARFLIPELPLAVESNVDATGTVSRSWELTKGSGLRIQLILLVAYLITAPIALIAAIPLFFALGSLIFLGVQSSSASASPEAGLVLIGSILAFIVLLIVAGALTIPFWQTIKAVIYYDLRSRREGMDLQIRDRNVEM; this is translated from the coding sequence ATGTCATCAAACTTTAACCCTCCAGATCCGATCCGCCCTCTGAGTGTTGGGAATGTGGTCAGCAGCGCACTCGTGCTGTACCGCTCTCATCTTAAGTTATATGTCGGTCTTGCTTTCAAATCTATATTGTGGTCGATTATTCCTATCTATGGTTGGGCGAAAGCTGCTACGATCAACGCTCAGATTTCACGTCTGGCATTTTGCGAATTAATCGATAAACCAGAAAGCGCATCCAGTGCTGAAGATCGTGTCACTCCCAAGATGTGGAGCTTTTTACTGGCAGGAATTTTAGTCGGGCTGATAATTTTTGGTGTCAATATGGGGATATCCTTAGTGTCAACCATTATAATTTTTATCCCCGCCACACTAATTTTTGCTAGTTCTAGGGATAGTACAGTAGGAAGCCCTATTTTTACTTTGGTACAACTTGTGGTTAATTTGGTTAGTTGGGCTGTACAACTTTGGTTCCAAGCTCGCTTTTTGATTCCGGAATTGCCGCTTGCAGTAGAAAGTAATGTCGATGCGACGGGAACAGTTAGCCGTAGCTGGGAGTTAACTAAAGGTTCGGGGCTCAGAATTCAATTAATACTACTTGTAGCCTATCTAATTACCGCGCCAATCGCACTTATTGCGGCAATTCCTCTGTTTTTTGCGCTCGGTTCTTTGATTTTTCTTGGAGTCCAAAGCAGCAGTGCATCTGCATCTCCTGAAGCAGGCTTAGTATTAATCGGTTCAATCTTGGCATTTATAGTTCTATTGATAGTTGCTGGAGCATTGACAATCCCCTTCTGGCAAACCATCAAAGCTGTGATATACTACGATCTGCGGAGTCGTCGCGAGGGGATGGATTTGCAAATACGCGATCGCAATGTTGAAATGTAA
- a CDS encoding RDD family protein — translation MRFFNRITLQTPESVELEFTLAGIGNRAFALLLDYIVLFLTLFLFWITWIAFSIQLVEAFKNIEKLGIWLFAIAFLLNFLIYVGYFVFFEVFWQGQTPGKRYAKIRVIRDDGRRVGIQQATLRALLRSIDDTLFIGAFLIILGKREKRLGDMVAGTLVIQEEYLVATINFPISEQAKQLSKELPQMANISNLLPDDFAMIREYLQRRSAMTANASADLSLQIARQVRNVIELENLPEGLTADLFLEAVYLAYQQQSSTY, via the coding sequence ATGCGCTTTTTTAATCGAATCACACTCCAAACACCAGAAAGTGTAGAACTGGAATTCACTTTAGCGGGAATTGGCAATCGCGCTTTTGCTCTCTTGCTTGACTATATTGTCTTATTCTTAACCTTGTTTTTGTTCTGGATTACCTGGATTGCATTTTCCATACAGCTGGTAGAAGCGTTCAAAAATATAGAGAAACTGGGAATCTGGCTGTTTGCGATCGCATTCCTGCTCAATTTCCTTATTTACGTAGGTTACTTCGTATTTTTTGAGGTATTTTGGCAAGGACAAACACCCGGAAAACGCTACGCCAAAATTCGCGTAATTCGCGACGACGGTCGTCGAGTAGGCATCCAACAAGCTACATTGAGAGCGTTACTGCGATCGATAGATGATACCTTATTTATAGGAGCATTTTTAATCATTTTGGGAAAACGAGAAAAGCGACTGGGAGACATGGTAGCCGGAACGCTCGTCATTCAAGAAGAATATCTGGTCGCCACAATAAACTTCCCCATCTCCGAACAAGCCAAACAGCTTTCAAAAGAACTACCTCAAATGGCAAATATCTCCAATTTACTACCGGATGACTTTGCCATGATTCGCGAATATTTGCAGCGGCGTAGCGCGATGACAGCCAACGCAAGCGCGGATTTGAGCTTACAAATTGCTCGTCAAGTTAGAAACGTAATTGAGTTAGAAAATTTGCCGGAAGGATTGACCGCAGATTTATTTTTAGAAGCGGTGTATCTCGCATACCAGCAGCAATCATCTACTTATTAA
- a CDS encoding helix-turn-helix transcriptional regulator: MPSNNEQFTEAANHWDLETLYTDLASAKGKRLTSVEKLHLRGLLCGYSPAEIAQILHKSIKGVESEVCTTLYPYVKNLVGKCNEKVENWRNICEWLEEAGYKSNLYTQQLINPIPVDILGKIANIKIEKDKITIEIDLRQTNAQSSELPKQNLNFDDNNTN, translated from the coding sequence ATGCCATCCAACAATGAACAATTTACCGAAGCGGCTAACCACTGGGACTTAGAAACGCTGTATACAGACTTAGCTTCGGCTAAGGGAAAACGCCTGACATCTGTTGAGAAGCTACATTTGCGGGGCTTGCTTTGTGGCTACAGTCCCGCCGAAATAGCTCAAATACTTCATAAAAGTATTAAGGGTGTTGAAAGCGAAGTATGTACTACTTTGTATCCTTATGTTAAAAATCTTGTCGGTAAATGTAATGAAAAAGTGGAGAACTGGCGAAATATTTGCGAATGGCTTGAGGAAGCTGGTTATAAATCTAATTTATATACTCAACAATTGATTAATCCCATACCTGTTGATATTTTAGGAAAAATCGCTAATATAAAAATTGAGAAAGATAAAATAACGATTGAAATTGATCTAAGACAAACAAACGCGCAATCTTCAGAACTTCCAAAACAGAATTTAAACTTCGATGATAATAATACCAATTAG